A single genomic interval of Calypte anna isolate BGI_N300 chromosome 3, bCalAnn1_v1.p, whole genome shotgun sequence harbors:
- the SAYSD1 gene encoding SAYSvFN domain-containing protein 1 encodes MDKYGQPRCRPQALPQGRDGSGRAPLRDVAGAAAASPLRRRGAAMSEPVERRLAQFRAARRSAGAAAAPRPAEPLREAVAPGAAEGRRVAAAGQGGGAEARPGGAVAPVWARPLLLKVLLWAVLLALFVELELGLPYFVLSLLYWMYAGTRGPAERRPGELSAYSVFNPGCAAIAGTLTAEQLERELHYRPAAGR; translated from the exons ATGGACAAGTATGGACAA CCCCGCTGCCGCCCCCAGGCCCTGCCCCAGGGGCGGGACGGGAGTGGCCGCGCCCCTCTCCGTGACGTCGCCGGCGCGGCAGCGGCCTCGCCCCTACGCAGGCGCGGGGCGGCCATGTCGGAGCCCGTGGAGCGGCGCTTGGCCCAATTCCGCGCCGCCCGCCGCAGTGCCGGTGCCGCTGCCGCCCCGCGCCCCGCCGAGCCGCTGAGAGAGGCCGTGGCTCCGGGGGCCGCCGAGGGACGGCGGGTCGCAGCAGCGGGGCAGGGCGGCGGCGCTGAG GCCCGTCCCGGCGGGGCGGTGGCTCCGGTGTGGGCGCGTCCGCTGCTACTGAAGGTGCTGCTGTGGGCGGTGCTGCTGGCGCTGTTcgtggagctggagctggggcttCCCTACtttgtgctgtccctgctgtaCTGGATGTACGCCGGCACCCGCGGCCCCGCCGAGCGGCGCCCGGGCGAGCTGAGCGCTTACTCTGTCTTCAACCCCGGCTGCGCCGCCATCGCCGGGACGCTGACGGCCGAGCAGCTGGAGCGGGAGCTGCATTACCGACCCGCCGCCGGGAGGTAG